One Fusarium falciforme chromosome 1, complete sequence genomic window carries:
- a CDS encoding AAA domain-containing protein — METPQPDIVGRDDASSIVSFEDISRKVGRAKKPASKGVLKIDGKVPDVLHVIKYIGWNDKVVDTRQSTQAFKDVPEFEDDADSDVEDEEEGATKEKPVLEIITKVFTEKATSRRSRRGPPRAGPGQEDRPITETFDQVNYRYDDYYSDEEHDLEASSPDIARPFMCIHSQHLINALKAVVAYYPYINLDGKFVTISSPYRVLYHHRQELAKYRDNQPSTHDSEYAATTASHIDVLLKFLDDNLGEQIRLEEERHNLDVPRATFEYFWLLLKPGEVIYTKRYGIWTPYVISSVSINQNTHTPDAYKICCWMLETNGTKVNRYMYSFNLSPWLGEQAISSLPIIPAKFWPEDLEAQGGLTMREKNIALGKLYWELLKRPTYMDYEGQLVNSGATNRQSRGPTGFMRGRVICDAAGFDSFYFLGPDSMRGMARYHPPPRFDQTAPPPKDHLPRNEPRCGCQACSSDRSSQSNDSPYLGFEDLDPTHDSPPDSDLFYLVCSNTIPGFILGDRRWGHLDLANLKQLHTDKDAFKYLVLDDEVKLTVKALIGKFATDLGAGKISPWGNDFVKNKGEGRIFLLHGAPGVGKTCTAECIAELTNRPLIALTSGDLSVDSYNIESNLSYFLELGQRYGALVLLDEADVYLERRRSKDIARNGLVSVFLRALEYYRGVLFLTTNRVQSFDNAFLSRIHVALHYRSLNNEDRERIWTQNFDRLSRDSNGLIHVSNAAREFVWSSREVRTLKWNGREIRNAMQTALALAESDAQDENSERITISEKHMRAVVKMSRGFRDYIKNASAVEGFEDTLNDADDSDDESD; from the exons ATGGAGACCCCTCAACCCGATATTGTTGGGCGAGACGACGCCAGCTCCATCGTCAGCTTCGAGGACATCTCCCGCAAGGTCGGCAGGGCCAAGAAGCCTGCTTCCAAGGGAGTCCTCAAGATCGACGGAAAGGTTCCGGATGTCCTCCATGTCATCAAGTACATTGGCTGGAACGACAAGGTTGTTGATA CTCGCCAGAGCACTCAGGCCTTCAAGGATGTTCCCGAGTTCGAAGACGATGCCGACAGTGATgtcgaagacgaggaagagggtgcTACAAAGGAGAAGCCTGTCCTTGAGATCATCACAAAGGTCTTcaccgagaaggccaccaGCAGGCGCTCTCGTCGTGGCCCCCCTCGTGCTGGTCCAGGTCAAGAAGACCGACCCATTACCGAGACCTTCGACCAAGTCAACTATCGTTATGATGACTACTACTCAGATGAAGAACATGATCTCGAGGCCTCGTCTCCAGACATTGCCCGACCCTTCATGTGCATTCACTCTCAGCATCTGATCAATGCCCTCAAGGCCGTTGTGGCTTACTACCCTTACATCAACCTCGATGGCAAATTTGTCACCATCAGCTCTCCCTACCGCGTTCTCTACCACCACCGCCAAGAGCTTGCCAAATATCGAGACAATCAGCCTTCGACTCACGACTCGGAGTATgccgccaccaccgccaGCCACATTGACGTCCTCCTCAAGTTCCTTGACGACAACCTCGGCGAGCAGATCCGTCTTGAGGAGGAACGCCACAACCTCGATGTTCCAAGAGCTACCTTTGAGTACTtctggcttctcctcaagcCCGGCGAAGTCATCTACACAAAGCGTTACGGCATCTGGACCCCGTACGTCATCAGCAGTGTCAGCATCAACCAGAACACCCACACTCCCGATGCCTACAAGATCTGCTGCTGGATGCTCGAGACCAACGGCACCAAGGTCAACCGCTACATGTACAGCTTCAACCTCTCTCCCTGGCTCGGAGAGCAGGCCATTAGCAGCCTTCCCATTATCCCTGCCAAGTTCTGGCCCGAGGATCTTGAGGCTCAAGGTGGACTCACcatgagggagaagaacatTGCCCTCGGTAAGCTGTACTGGGAGCTCCTGAAGCGTCCTACGTACATGGACTATGAGGGTCAGCTCGTCAACTCAGGAGCTACCAACAGACAGTCTCGAGGACCGACAGGCTTCATGCGAGGTCGTGTCATTTGTGATGCTGCCGGCTTTGACAGCTTCTACTTCCTCGGTCCTGATTCCATGCGTGGAATGGCCCGCTaccaccctcctcctcgcttcgATCAGACTGCCCCTCCTCCCAAGGATCATCTGCCCAGGAACGAACCTCGATGCGGATGCCAGGCTTGTTCGTCCGACCGTTCGAGCCAGAGCAACGACAGCCCGTACCTTGGCTTTGAGGATCTCGACCCAACTCACGACTCGCCTCCCGATAGCGATCTGTTCTATCTCGTCTGCAGCAACACCATCCCAGGCTTCATCCTCGGCGATCGTCGTTGGGGTCATCTCGACCTCGCCAACTTGAAGCAGCTTCACACCGACAAGGATGCCTTCAAGTACCTTGTCCTCGATGATGAGGTCAAGCTGACTGTCAAGGCTCTGATCGGCAAGTTTGCGACTGACCTCGGCGCTGGCAAGATATCACCCTGGGGTAACGACTTTGTCAAGAACAAGGGTGAAGGTCgaatcttcctcctccacggTGCCCCTGGCGTCGGCAAGACGTGCACTGCAGAGTGTATCGCTGAGCTGACCAACCGACCCTTGATCGCTCTCACCAGCGGTGACCTCAGCGTTGACTCGTATAATATCGAGTCCAACCTGAGCTACTTCCTTGAGCTCGGTCAGCGCTACGGCGCCCTcgttctcctcgacgaggccgatgTCTATCTCGAGCGTCGTCGATCCAAGGACATTGCTCGCAACGGTCTCGTCTCTGTCTTCCTGCGCGCTCTCGAGTACTACCGCGGTGTTCTCTTCCTCACCACCAACCGCGTTCAGTCATTCGACAACGCATTCCTCAGCCGTATCCACGTTGCCCTGCACTACAGGAGCCTCAACAACGAGGACCGAGAGCGCATCTGGACCCAGAACTTTGACCGTCTCAGCCGAGACTCCAACGGCCTCATCCACGTCTCAAATGCTGCTCGCGAGTTTGTCTGGAGCAGCCGCGAGGTGCGCACCCTCAAGTGGAACGGTCGTGAGATCCGAAATGCCATGCAGACAGCCCTCGCTCTGGCTGAGAGCGACGCTCAGGACGAGAACTCGGAGCGCATCACTATCAGCGAGAAGCATATGCGCGCTGTTGTCAAGATGAGCCGTGGTTTCCGTGACTACATCAAGAACGCCAGCGCTGTCGAGGGCTTCGAGGACACCCTGAACGATGCTGATGATTCGGATGACGAGAGCGACTAA
- a CDS encoding MYND-type zinc finger protein samB, with product MAACAHCGKEATMLCSGCQNVPEYIPGDAPGTVYCNRDCQKAHWPVHKSLCNILRRRKVILRTAKTLKAALLVYRETVFDMELIKLEFRDGTLFIHQKMRDIEARAKRGPFPSDATDNVQHKEAALLNSQCTMAMSLLCPLTRKLLSEVVSTLEVVDLDMGKPLLDVKFVPAPLIAVPHTVVAVRCPGLNERWIIDTTGAQYGFKEVLMPFWQYLGVHDSQQLKEAWDYDLSAEWDVDHISNIECLTRSQAQRDDLELERKIRRHFYAFADEKIDRDLLKGTDVQFEVKLTVVMEDLRAHMLSLEL from the exons ATGGCTGCATGCGCACACTGCGGAAAGGAGGCGACCATGCTTTGCAGCGGTTGTCAGAACGTGCCCGAGTATATCCCCGGAGACGCTCCCGGCACCGTCTACTGCAACCGCGACTGCCAAAAGGCACACTGGCCTGTTCACAAGTCTCTCTGCAACATCCTTCGCCGCCGCAAGGTCATCCTCCGCACCGCCAAGACCCTCAAGGCCGCCCTCCTCGTGTACAGAGAGACGGTGTTCGACATGGAGCTGATCAAGCTCGAGTTCCGCGATGGTACTCTTTTCATCCATCAGAAGATGCGAGACATCGAGGCTCGAGCCAAGCGCGGCCCGTTCCCTAGCGATGCCACCGACAATGTTCAGCATAAGGAGGCAGCCCTTCTGAACAGCCAGTGCACTATGGCCATGTCTCTGCTTTGCCCCTTGACCCGCAAGCTGCTTTCTG AGGTTGTCTCGACTCTCGAGGTCGTCGACCTAGACATGGGAAAGCCTCTTCTCGATGTCAAGTTCGTCCCAGCTCCCCTGATCGCCGTCCCGCACACCGTCGTCGCAGTGCGATGCCCGGGCCTCAACGAACGCTGGATCATCGACACGACCGGCGCCCAGTACGGTTTCAAGGAGGTTCTCATGCCTTTCTGGCAGTACCTCGGCGTCCACGACAGCCAGCAGCTCAAAGAGGCCTGGGACTACGACCTGTCGGCCGAGTGGGACGTCGACCACATCTCCAACATTGAGTGCCTGACCCGATCCCAGGCTCAGCGCGACGACCTCGAGCTTGAGCGCAAGATTCGACGACACTTTTATGCGTTTGCCGACGAGAAGATTGATCGGGACCTGCTCAAGGGGACTGATGTCCAGTTTGAGGTCAAGCTCACTGTCGTGATGGAGGATCTGCGTGCGCACATGCTGAGCCTTGAGCTTTGA